DNA from Psychrobacter immobilis:
AATGTGTTAGAGCTGTTTATGATCTTCATTCTCCGTACTTTAATTAGCTTAGTTATTATCACCTCAGTAGCCCATCTTCTATACTAGTTAGATATATTGATACTTAGTCAAAATTATCAGATATAACTGATGGTTTTGGCTAAGTTTGACGCGATTAATTCTACTTCTACATAGGCTTAACCAATTTTTAGTGGTTGTAAATAATAACTTTTGACTGGTGTTAAGCTATAGTTTATACAATTTAAAAAAGATAAAAAGTGACTGAGTGCCGATGTATATGTAATAACTCAAGCACGCTTAAGAGTGTAATTTTTTTATAGTGAATTGACTGTTTTTAAATAGGTTTGATATCAAGCTGATGATGGTTATTTAGTTAAAATCCGACGAAAAATATATGCTACGATTAAATGAAGCAATTCAATATATTCAAATAAAATAATGGTGTTCTTTTCACTCTAATGGACTAGATAATAATATGAATATTAACTTCCCTGACCTCGAAAAGCTGATAAAGATAGCTGAACGCTCTAACATAAATTCCTTAGAAGTAACGGATGGTGACGCGCGTATCTCTATAATATGTCGATCTGATGGCAACGAGAGTATCAGTGGTGACAACAACAATAACAATAAGCGCAATCTTGCTAGCACTTCCGGCTCAAAACAGCGAGCGAATATAAGCGCTGAGAGCAATCAAAACGATGTTGGTAATGATGACGCAGTTCTCAATAAAAAAGAGGCAAATGAAGACGCCCAAAAACAAGTAACAGCACCTATGCTAGGCACTTTTTATCGACGCTCAGAGCCTACAGCTGACGAGTTTGTTAAAGTAGGGGATAAGGTAGACAAAGGACAGACGCTATGTATTATTGAGGCTATGAAAATGATGCACGAGGTCAAAGCTGAGTTTCCATGCACTATTAAAGAGGCATTAGTTGATGAAGGTGATGTTGT
Protein-coding regions in this window:
- the accB gene encoding acetyl-CoA carboxylase biotin carboxyl carrier protein translates to MNINFPDLEKLIKIAERSNINSLEVTDGDARISIICRSDGNESISGDNNNNNKRNLASTSGSKQRANISAESNQNDVGNDDAVLNKKEANEDAQKQVTAPMLGTFYRRSEPTADEFVKVGDKVDKGQTLCIIEAMKMMHEVKAEFPCTIKEALVDEGDVVEYGQALFVIEPAS